The window ATGACCCAACTCGCGCCGTACTACTTCGACAACGACCTCGTCAGTGCGAACATCCAGCAGACGAGTCGAATGGAAGACGGCGAAGAGGGATTCATTTTCGAAGTGAACGTCAACGATGACGAACTCAAAGAGCGCGTCTCGGACCTACTCACCACGTACGAGGACGAAATCGATCGATGGCACGTGGATGTCGTAAAAGAGACGGAGACGGTGGAGGCCGCGGAAGGGGTCGAAGCCCCGAAGCCGGGGGATGGTCCTCAAGCCGACAGAACATAATAATTTCTACATTTCAAGCCGGTACACTATTCACACGAGAGAGAATACTGGCCAGACATGGATGGCGGGTTGTTGACGTTGATTATCGCCGGTGTTGCAAGCCTGTTCATGGCGTGGGCCATCGGTGCGGGGTCGAGTGGGTCGACTCCATTCGCCCCAGCGGTCGGAGCGAACGCCCTTTCCGTGATGCGCGCTGGGTTTCTCGTCGGTATTCTCGGATTTCTGGGAGCGGCCTTACAGGGCGCGAACGTTTCGGAGGCGGTCGGGAAAGAACTGATTCTCGGCGTCCAACTGTCACCACTCGCCGCGACCACGGGACTGCTCACGGCCGCGATACTGGTCGCAATCGGGGTGTTTACCGGATATCCCATCGCAACCGCGTTCACAGTGACGGGAGCAATCGTCGGAGTCGGATTGGCACTGGGCGGTGCGCCAGCATGGACGAAATATCAACAGATAGTCTCGTTGTGGGTGTTGACGCCCTTCGTCGGTGGCGGTGTCGCCTACGCGACTGCGCGAACGCTTCGACACGAAGACGTCTCTGAAACGGTCGCAATTCCGATTCTTGGAGGCATCGTCGGACTCATCATCGCCAACATCGGGTTCGTCTTCCTCGGTCCATCCGGTGTGAGCGCTTCGATCGCCGAAACGGTCGCAGGGCTGGTTTCACTACCTGCTGTTTTCGGAGTTGATGCTGGTATCATCGTCGCATCGCTCGTTATCGCCGGGCTAGTCGGCGTTGCACTTCGGCGGGAACTCGTCATCGACATCACCCGGGGACAGCGCCGGTTCCTGCTGGTGCTCGGTGGGCTCGTCGCGTTCTCGGCAGGCGGAAGTCAGGTCGGCCTCGCAATCGGTCCGCTCCTCCCTCTGTTAGAACCGTTTTCGATTCCACTGGTGCCGGTGCTCGTCGGCGGCGGACTCGGCTTGCTCGCTGGGTCGTGGACCGGTGCGCCTCGAATGATAAAAGCACTCGCACAGGATTACTCGGCCCTCGGACCGCGTCGCTCGATCTCCGCACTCATCCCGGCCTTCGCTATCGCACAAGCCGCCGTGTTTTTCGGCATTCCCGTCTCGTTCAACGAAATCATCGTCAGCACTATCATCGGAAGCGGTTACGCTGCCAGCGACGGTGGCGTCAGTGCAAGAAAGATGCTCTACACGATACTCGCGTGGGTGCTCTCACTGGCCCTCGCGCTC of the Haladaptatus caseinilyticus genome contains:
- a CDS encoding inorganic phosphate transporter; this encodes MDGGLLTLIIAGVASLFMAWAIGAGSSGSTPFAPAVGANALSVMRAGFLVGILGFLGAALQGANVSEAVGKELILGVQLSPLAATTGLLTAAILVAIGVFTGYPIATAFTVTGAIVGVGLALGGAPAWTKYQQIVSLWVLTPFVGGGVAYATARTLRHEDVSETVAIPILGGIVGLIIANIGFVFLGPSGVSASIAETVAGLVSLPAVFGVDAGIIVASLVIAGLVGVALRRELVIDITRGQRRFLLVLGGLVAFSAGGSQVGLAIGPLLPLLEPFSIPLVPVLVGGGLGLLAGSWTGAPRMIKALAQDYSALGPRRSISALIPAFAIAQAAVFFGIPVSFNEIIVSTIIGSGYAASDGGVSARKMLYTILAWVLSLALALGVAYGVFAAVQTIF